GATCAGATGGAGCTTTCTCCGGAGCGCACTGGAGGCTTATGGCTTCCACAGGCGATGGATTGGATGGGTCCTAGGGTGTGTCCAGGGGCCAAAGTTctctatcttggtcaacggcacaccTTCGGTGTTTTTTGAGTCTACTATGGGGCTGCGGCAGGGATGTTCCTTATCCCCTTACTTATTTATCATTTGTTCTGATATATTGTCCCGTGCCCTCTAGAGGGCGTGTGCAAGCCGGGAGCTGGAGTCCTATGTTCCAGCACCGGGGGCGGGACCTGTCTCTCACCTACTTTTTGCTGACGATTGTCTTCTCTTGTTCAGGGCGCGGGTTTCTGAGGCACATGTACTTCGCAGAGTGTTGGCAGATTACTGTGCGGCATCCGGACAGAGAATAAACTTCACAAAGTCAGCCATCCAGTTCAGCCCTAGCACAGAGAGCAGAGTCAGACAGGAGATCAGGAGTATTTTGCAGATGCCCGAGCAGGAGGGGACTCTGGTTTACCTGGGAGTTCCCATCACAGGCCGGAGGCTACGAGTGGCGGAGTGCTCGGGGTTGGTGCAGCGGGTCGAGAGTaggctggagggatggagggcatcatctctatccatgatggggaggcTGACACTTGTCAGATCGGTGCTTGGGTCCATGCCGGtatatctcatggccaacactgtgGTCTCTAAGACGACTCTGTCGAAGATTGAACGTCTTCTCTGGAGCTTCCTCTGGGGGTCCCATGGTGGGGGTCGTGGGGTACATTTGGTGGCCTGGGAGCGGGTATGCCGGCCCACCAGTGAGGGTGGTCTGGGAGTTCAGTCCCTTCTGGAGCGGCGTGAGACACTCATTGCACGGCATGCAGCTCGCTTTTTGTTGGAGCCACATGGGCTTTGGAGTCGGGTGATGGCAGCTAGATATGGCCGAGGGAGCCTTGAGGTGGCACGGCGTGGTCGCCGCACCTCtttcatgtggcgtgagattgggaggtacCTGCCGACCGTGTTAGCTCATACCAGGTGGCTGATGGGCGATGGCTGGACCATTGTTGTGACTGATGATCCGTGGGTAGATACCATTCCCTTGAGATATTGGCCGACGACGGTGGATTTCGAGGCAGCAGTGGGGCTCCGGGTGTGCGACCTCTTAGCACCAGGGAGGGCAGAGTGGGACGTGGACAGACTCCATCAGTTGTTCGGGGCACATCTAGCCGAGAGGATCCTTTCTCTTCCAGTACCAGGATGCGAGGGCCCAGATGTCAGGGTTTGGAGCACTTCATGCAGGGCCAGTGTTAGGCTGGGTGATCTGGCCCGGGTGATTCAGCGCGAGCATGAGAGTGGATGGGACGGTGCCTGGATTTGGAGGTCTAGGCTCCATCCGAGAGCAGCACTTTTTCTATGGAAGGTGATGTGTgaccgccttccgacgagagctgTGCTGAGCCGACGTGGTTTGGGGATCCCTGCGGAGTGTGGGGCCTGCGGTGCGGATGAGTCAGTTGACCATGTACTATTTGGATGCTTTTGGGCGAGGTTGACATGGCAGTGGACGGGTATCCCAGAGGAGGTTTGGCGGGAGAGGAGACAGTTCCTACAGATGATACGTCAGTGGCTGGCTAGTCCCCGGACATGTCAGGAGGCTATCCGAGCGACTTGCACCGCCCACCAGATCTGGTTGGCAAGGAACGCTCGCACCTTTGGCGAGCGTAGGATGTCGCCGAGGTTTGTTGCGGAGTCTGCTCGAGTACTGGCGATGGAGTCCAGACCTACCAGCCCTTCAGATACgaccttgatagctcgggacacctggggttctttCTCTGCTCAGGCAGTTCTTTggacggtgttcttcacctaggagcccccacccccgagtttcctcaaggtcaattttgatggttcAGTACTAGACAGTGGTACACGAGGCGGTGCCGGCTTCGTCATACGAGACCCTCATTCTAGGGTAGTGGCAGCGGGCGGTTGCCGGCTATTCGACATATCAGTGCCAGAGGCGGAGTTGCGAGCTGCCTGGGCCGGCCTTTGCCATGCGCGGCGGGTACTGCGGGCTAGCTCGATCatcttggagggcgactcatCCACTGTCATTGGGTGGATTCGGCGGGAGAGCACTGGCCATCCTTTGATCCGGGATATTAGGATGATGGTGAGGGATGGTGTAGCCTTTGAGGCTAAGCATGTATTCAGGGAGGCCAACGGGGCGGCTGACTGGGTTGCTGCATATGCAGCACACCACTCGGGATACGCCCTGTGGGCAGGAGAGTGGGAGCTGCCATCGGCACTACGcgagattttgtattttgatgttcTTGGGTGTATTCGGACACGCTTTGTTTGAAGAACCCGttttaagccaaaaaaaaaaaagaaaaaaaaagaaaaaaaaagagagaccaCCTTTCTGTTTGGTCCATTTCTCTGATGCCCCAATGAAAGGTACCTTTCTGTTTAGCCCATTTTTCCGATGCCCCAAAGAGACCTTTCTGTTTGAGGGCCAAAATCTTCTTAGTAGTACCCCCACAAGTCACAATCGGGATCATGTTTTTGGTTTGGGAAAACGAGAAGAATAGAGCACCGCTGCACCAAACACATGAAAACAGAGCACTGCTGCACCAAACAAAAATATGgcagatgttttttttttttttttgacaattttATATGCAGGTTGTTGTGAAAAGGCTGGAACAGTGGAATCCAAAAATTGAAATTGTACCTGCAATTGCATGGGAATTCATTcctttgttttatattttttacaagTATCTTAAATGAAAATCCTCTGTAAAATGAAACTTTTGTAAGTGCTTCCATATCATCTCATAGTTATAAAAAGGTTTGGAATAACTTTCATGCTGATGCTATAGGTTAAATTTGTGATATTTATGTGGTTATTTGAGTAGATTATTTTTACTAATGTCTCATTCTAAAATGGGAGAAAATGAGATTGTTGAAGATTTACGGAATGAGGATGATAGAAATGAAGATACTGTTGAAAATGATTGTGACAAATCttctagaaaaaaaatcttggatATGGAATCACTTTATCGatgaaaaaaattctgaaggaTCAATAGCTAAGTACAAATATTGTAAAAAAGTTTTAAGTGTGAGCACTAAAGGAGGAACGAGTTATTTAAAACGCCATCTTGAAAATATTTGGCTGCATCTCCCACCTCGGACCCAGACGCCCAAGAAGTATCGAAAGAATCCGACTAATCAGTTATTCTTAGTACCAAGTTCAAAAGATCCGATAAAGTCTTTCAAATTCAATCAAGAAGAGAGTAGAAAAGTTCTTACAAAATTTATCATATGTGCTGAGCTTCCATTTCGTATTGTTGAGCACActgtttttcttgattttatgAGATCTCTTCAGCCATTATTCAAAATTATGGGTCGTAAGACTGTAAAACATGATTGTATGGCTTTGTatcaagaagagaggaaaaaattgcatgatGTATTCAAGAACCTAAGTTCTCGGGTTAGTTTTACTACTGATATTTGGacatcaaattagaaaattggTTACATTTCTTTCACAGCACATTATATTGATTCTGATTTTACTCTGCATAAGAAGATTATTAGTTTCAAGAAACTTCCATACCCTCACACCAGCTTTGCAATTGAAGATGCTGTAAAAAAATGTCTTGTTGAATGGGAATTGGATTGTAAAATATGTGCTATTACTTTGGATAATTGCAGCACAAATGATGCTGTAATGAGAAGGCTCCGAGATCACTTTTGTTATGCAATGTTGTTTAGTGGGGAGTACAGGCATATTAGATGTTGTgcacatatattaaatattatggttcaggatggaatgaaaatcattcatgaagttATTGAATGTATAAGAGAAATTGTTAGATATGTCTCTGCATCCCCATCTCGAATGCAAGCATTTAATGAAATTGTATAATATATGAGACTTCCTGCTAGAAAAGGACTCACTTTGGATGTTCCTACAAGGTGGAATTCTACTTATGAAATGTTACATGATGCACTTGGTTATAAAGATGCTCTTATTAGATATGCAACTGAGCATTCATGTGTATGCCCCACCAATGATGAATGGAAAAAGGCTTCTATAATTCTTAAATTCTTAGAAGCCTTTCTTGATGCCACTAAAGTATTTTCTAGTTGTAAGTATCCCACATCCAATTTATACCTAAAAGAAGTATGGGGAATTAGGGCTTTGTTGATGGATGAAAGTATCGATACTGATGAAACAGTGAAGCAATTAACAAAtgagatgctaaagaagtttaacAAATATTAGTCTTAGTGCAATAATTTTTTGGTAATTGCTTCTATTTTGGATCTCAAATCAAAGTTGATATTTGTAGAGTTTTGTTATCAAAAGGCATTTGAGTAGGAggagtgcaagaaaaagattgatgatatttatgcttgtctttttaaattgtataatgagtatGTAGATGCAACAAGAATGCAGCCCTCTATGAGTTCAAGTGAGCGAACATCTAATTTTGGTGGACAAGGTGACATAAGTTcagtttcttccaaaaaaaatttggtatgAATTTTGCTCAATTTAGAAGTCAGAGTTCTTCAAAACGCCCAAAGAGATCCGAGCTAGATAATTATTTGGATGATGATGTGCTTCCTGATTTAGAGAATAAGGAGTTTGACATCTTGTCTTGGCGGAAGAGCAATGCAGCAGTCTATCCTATACCATCAAGAATGGCTCGAGATGTTTTAGCTATTCCAGTCTCCACTGTTTCATCTGAGTCGGCATTCAGCACTGGTGGTAGAGTTGTGAATCAGTATCGAAGCTCTTTGAGCCCATCTATTGTAGAAGTCTTAGTTTGTACCCAAAATTGGCTTCGTGAACAATATGATGAAGGTATAtaaatcttttaaatttatctaatattttttatttgcttattgtacttataatttaaacatttatgattgatttgtgTGTTAACAGTTACAAATTGCTCGAGTTCTGTAACGTTGAATGTAGATGACGACACCCTGGAGTGGGCAAACCAGCAAAGCAATGAATATGGAACATGGGTATTTAGTAAtaatctttattattttttatctatatcaaGTTACAAGTTTTCATATTTAATGTTGTTCATGTTCTAATTATTActttatttaaaatataggTATTCACGGCAATGGATGAATGAAGATGGAAGAAACTATTTGCTGAAAATATTTTGTTTAGTTATTGCATTTCTACTAGCTTATAGTATTTCCAATGTTTGTTGTGAATAAAAATGTTATTATATTCTTGAAAAATCTATGCCATCTTAACATGGCTGCGTGCTTAATTAGGCTAAATCGATATGAAGAAGCCATCAGACAATGTAGTATTGTATGTTTATTGGTTAAGTTGATTTATATTTACTTGCTTGCTACTTATTTTCTTATATTGATCATTGCTTGATAATGTAATAGAGACCTGATAAATAGATGATTCTTATATGCACGTCAAATTGGAAGCTGCATGTCATATTTGaagctattttttctttttttccttttagatAATATCATGTAGTTTGTCTTTCCTTTTCAAGCTATTAAAATCCACTCGCTATCTCTTTCCTAAAACAAGAGTTCTTCTCCACTCCCAGTCTCCTATGGAGCAgtggcataaaataattttattttcaagCATTTTGTACAAATTATAGAGGGTTGACAGCATGTTGGAAGCTTGTTGTAAATTGttctcaaaattcaaaaaagtaTGCCATGAACCAATAGGTTGACCATATGTAAATGagacaaaatttattttttgatgataaaCTAAATGTTTTATGGAAATCaaatgggctcgggccgggctcgtaATCGGGCTAGGCTCGTGATCGGGCCGGGCTAGCCcaattgggctcgggctcggaccAAGCTCAGGCTGAGTTTTTATAAAACTGTTCAGGCCTAGGCCGGCCTGAAGCCCGGAAAATAATTTCGGGCCAGGCTTGGGTAGGGGtgtggcccggcccggcccacttccagccctactcGTCTCCCCGAAACCGCTTCAAAACCCGAATCTTTAGAGGACTTCGCTGAATCCGGAACCATCAACGTTTCTGCGGTTTGTTGGTAGAATTCGCGCCAGAGGCACGTCGATTGGAGAGGCGGAAGCTTTGATACGGCCTCTGACGAAGCTCCAATCGGCAAGGATTCTGCGGTCAGAACTATTGTGAGTTGCCTCATTgctcttattttattttcataatcaTGTGAACTACTgtagttgcttgttttaagaaaaaagaaacacttTACCTGGGATCCCTCTCTAGATTTGTCAATTCTATTAACCTTTGTTGTTTCTGATTTATAACCAGGATAGTTGTCTTTTAGGTTTACTTCATCATTCACCGATATGATGGTACTCAGCTGTGGCAGGTCCAGAACATCTCTGGAACCCATGAGCTTGTGTGGGCTTCATCCTtcatttccttctttctctttccttccaCCTTTAATCTGTTAGAGGTTGCAGTTGTTGATAAGCCAATGCATCTATGTGAAACTGGAATACTGAGAATCACCAGTCTGTTTATCGAAGATTTGTTATATAGACATGATACAGAGAAAATCTTTCATTAGTTTGACTTGAATTAGATGGCACAAGCCTTGTTGGTTGCTTGCTGTAATATAGATACTTTCCACCAAGGATGCTAATGTAAGCCTTGTTCCTTCGCATGGTCCTTCACCCAGTCTGCGACCCCGTTGGCCTCTATAGTAGAATCCTTTTTCAGCAATGCTTGATGGATGTCAAAAGTTGCCCAAAGATTAGTACAAGGAATTTATTCGATTACCCTATTTAACAATTACAGCCTCGATGTTTGGTGCATACTTTGCACATCCACTAATGCAGTCATCCAGCTTTCAACTTCAGTGATAGCATGCCTTCTGCTGATATTATATACAGACTACAtttctctattcaacaagtatgTGATATCAAGATATCAATGATAAAAAAATTTGCAGGAGGGCGTTGTTTCACACTTCTGAGCTTCTTAAATTGTTGATAaataaaagagaagaaacaaCAAAATATACAGATCCAGATGTAATTTGTGAGTCCTTGATCCAGAGAAGGCTGCTGATGGGGTCAGAGCATGATCTTGTGATGGTAGCTGAGCTGGTGATGGTGGCTGAGCTGGTGATGGTGCCTGTTCAAAGCCATTTTCATCCTCATCATATGGAGAATCATGATTGCGGAGCCATACTTCTGAAGCTGTATTAATTATCAGGTCAGCACCCAAATAGAGAAGAAAAGGTAAGGAATCTCTTCTTGGTAGGAATTAAATTAATACTCACCTTGTTTGGATACTGTATAATTTGAATCATCAAAACTGATTGGCCAGAGGAAATAGCCAAGCAACCTTTTCTGCAGAGCAAACTCTATCTTCACCTCCACCACTTCTATACTGTCAAAGCTGACCCACAGATCTCCAGAATGGAAATATGCAGATACTGTCTGATTGTCATATACAAAGACAATGTTGGGATCCTTCAAGGTCTCTTTGATCTCGGAGTAGGCCATCAGCCCGGTCTGGTTGCTCACCTTTTGCCTAGGTCCCATGGCCACGACTGGTGCACCTAGCTCGTTCTTCATTTTGTTCTTGAGAATCCAAGATCTTCCATATAAAGGGACACCCATTACCAGCTTGCATGCAGGGATTCCTGCAACCAGCCATGAAGTAATGCCATAACTTGTAGAGAAGTGGGAGGCCTTGTCATAGAGTGGAGCATCAAGAGCTGTGAGATCACTGTTCTTGTGGTAACCAAAGCAGAGAACATTGGCCCAATCGAGATTGTCTGAGATGGAATCTATCGGGTAGTCAAGGTTGTCCACAGGCCCATCGAACAGGTGGTTTGAGAAGTACGCTGTGGCCGTCAGCAGGAGAGTGGAAGATGAATTCTTTGCTTCCTCATTTATGCGGGCTCTCCATTCAGCAAGCAATATCCCAAGGCTGGTCATGTCAGAAGATGAGGATGGAAACTGCCATGCCAAGTCCAACCCATCAAATGCATGGTTCCTGGCTAATTCTATGGCGGAATTGATGAACGACATTCGGAGAGTTTGATTTCCTACCATGGAGGAGAAAGCAGCACTGGAGACATTGGTTTGGTGGCGATCGTCTGTGGAAATGGACAAAATCGTCTTGAGGGATGGGTTTTGAGCCTTAAGGGTGGCGGAGAAAGTGGCTAAGAGGGGAAGTTGGTCATTGGGTGGGAGTGCAACCTGAGAATGGACGTCATCAAGAGAAAGGGAGTAGTAGTAGAGGTGAGTGTAGAAGGAGGTGTTAATGTTGTAAACCGGTGAGTAGCGGTTGGTGTGGGAGAACCAGTAGCCAGCTCTGACCTGGTGAGGAACTGTGTTAAGGTTTGAGCATTCTTGATGTGCTGTTGTATGATAGACGGGAAGTGTTACAAGCAGGGAGATGAGGATCAAGGAGAAAGGTATTTGGCCCATTTTTCGGAAGCTTGGGGGTGAGAGAGAGGATGGTGGGCATACTGTGAGTTGAAAGATGAGGAGGAAACACAGAGGTGGAGAGAATCTCAAAAGAATGCAAGGGTGGCTGTGACTTTGAACACTGAGGCCATGTAGAAAGGGGAAGGTGTTTGGTTATGATCTGCCAGTGGTGGCCTCCTAAAAGGTAATTGTCAAATGAATTCACCTTCGAGGAAAATCTTCCCATTAGCTGGCCCTGCAggtctctggatctgaaaatatTATAGGAAGCCTGGATTAGGTATTCTGATACTGAGATTTTCTTCTGAGTCTTTCTAAATAAATTCCTGGCTGTCTACAAATGGTGCATGTTCTGACTAACTGTCTGCAAGTATGTCTAAAAACCATTATGATATGTCTGCTTGACATGTCAGTGAGTGGTTGTGAAAGAGCTCAGCCTGAACTGTTAAAGAACTAATATGTGGTTTCAGGCCCTGTTATATTAGATTTAGAAGGCCATTTCTTACTGGTGGTATCAGTGACTTTGATCATTTCACTGATGTGGGTGGCGACTTGTTTGATACTGTTTATAATTAAATAACAATTACTGCCTCCTTATGGTTTCTTTTGACTGCGAGTGACCCACATCCCATGTGTCCTAGCTATAACTTGATGGCAAAATTTAAATGGATAGGTGTCTTTTGTGGAGAGAACTGTTTGGTAAAACACCTCTGATACCAGACAATGAAGCTGTAAAGATGCTGAGTGAAAGATGCATTGCTTTTGATATCTTTCATGGCTTTTTCCCTATGATTTGCATGCATTTGTTAGTTTCTTCAGCTGGAGGGAAAGCTCCTATTGCTGGACTTGGTGAAGTTTAGATGTCCTATGACTGTGAACTTTAAGCTACTCATGTCATTGGCAGGAGATGTGGAAAGAGGAAGAATGTTAGGATGTTTCTATGTGAATAAAGATGTCAGTCAGATGAATGAGGTAACAGAGAATAGGTAATCACTGTCTAGGctagaaattcaaaaaattaaaaagaaatcaaGCCTAAGGCTGAGaatttgtttttgatgaaaatccaacCCTTCGCCTTGATATAAGTGCACATTCCCTAGAACACTTTCAGATCCTTGAACCAATTAATCTCCTAATCTTTCCAAATGGTATGGCTTCTCTCCTTCACATGTTGGAATGAGTCCTTTTGTTAAGATCCTTTCTAGAAAAACTTGGGCATTTAGATGGATAGCTTAAGAATTTATAAGCACTACAAGAGTCTCTAATACTTTCTGATCTTTATTAGGTAGATAAATGGTATAGAATGTTGTGACCCTCAACTCTTAGCTGAAGATTTTGATTCTCAGGACTAGTTTAATAAATACACCAACCAGTGAAAGGTGTAATCCTTTTTATTTATACTGAGGAAGGAACTTGaccaaacaaaaaatatatactATAGGCAGCAATTGTTGCAGCACTGCAGTGGGGAATATCACTGTAGATAATTGACTGAAAACTCATAAATGGACAGCAACTTGAAAAATCGGGTTTAATATTAGAATATATATAGGCATCGTATGTTTCCAGCTAACTGATATTATCCGGTTAGCATCAGATGTTTCTCAGTAATATTATTTAGCTATTATTTTATGATAACAACTGTCACataatgtcaaaaaaaaaatcttggaaGTTGATCAGTTTCTTGGAAATCTAAGTTTCTTGGTATTCTAAGTTAACAGATGGCCAACTTCAATCGATCAGTTTCTTGGAGAAATAATCTGGGTCAAGCTGGAGCCGACAGCGACAAAAATGTCAAACTTTCCTTTGAGCAATCATTTATCAACCTCTAATTCATAGAACACAAAAGTATGGTGTAATTCTGACAGCTATATGACACAAAGATTTCTatacttttataatttttttcaaatctagcatatcattttaatttttataattaaaagtaaatattttattaattattataatattagtcTGCTGTCGAATGGTATCCAATGCCTCGCATCCAGGGGCACCGCTCGAACTCGCCGTGGAGAGATCCCGTCCGCTTCGgcggctccggggagaagtccCGGGCGTCGAAGAAGCTCCTCCGCTGGAGTGGCGGAAGGGGAGTTCTCGGCGGCGCGTCGAGCTTCGCCTCTCGAGGCCAAAACTCCTTGAAATCCGGCCGGAAGAACTCCTTGCCGGAGATCGCGGAGTCCGGTGGCCCTCTTGGGAGATCGCCCCAACTCCGACaccccgccgccgcctccggcgTCCGGAAGCACCTCTAGCCCCATTAGTCGGGCGACGATTCTCGGGGAACGGCACTGCCTCTCGTCGGATCTCTCCGAAGGCGACGTTGATCAGGTAACCTTTCTTCATTCACCAATGCACATATTACTCTTTTCCTCTCCGTTTTTATTCCTTCTATCTCCTCCCCTACTGAACTTAGAATGAGATAACATTCCTGACAAAAATTAAAACTTCAAATtataagaaggaaaaggaaggatGGAGACCATGAAGCTGGGCTCCATGGCTGAAATCTTCTTCCATATCCAGCCCTTAATAGAATTTCTGATTCATGCAATAGAGTTGCAACATTCTTCTCTGCTTAGTATTAGGAATGTACGTTTTACTCCTTGAATacaatactctttttttttttttttggagaaaggAATTAGGGCAAGCGTAACCCAGTTCTTGAATACAGTCCTTCATTTGTGCATTTCTTTTACAGCAAGATACTTGCAATTCTAAGGATTTTTTGATGATGGTCACATCTCTAAATGAATGCATTACTACATTATGAGGTTAGAAGGGCATTCTCCTAGCAGCATTTTTGCCACAGGGAAAATTTAGGGTGTTTTTGAACTAATGTTTAAGGTCATCTGACAGAAGGCTAGAGAATTAGGGGAATGGAGAGTCCGCTATAAATTTCCAAGGAGGATTAGAGGATAAACAGAGATAGAGCAAATATTCTTGCACAGTTTTGACAAACATTCAATTGGATCAGTCTCAAGTTAAAGGACAAGCATTCAATTGGGTCTTCTTAAATAAATTCACGGGAATTGAGGTTGCACTTTAATTCGGGAATTATTCTA
This window of the Phoenix dactylifera cultivar Barhee BC4 unplaced genomic scaffold, palm_55x_up_171113_PBpolish2nd_filt_p 000194F, whole genome shotgun sequence genome carries:
- the LOC103697692 gene encoding class V chitinase-like; the encoded protein is MGQIPFSLILISLLVTLPVYHTTAHQECSNLNTVPHQVRAGYWFSHTNRYSPVYNINTSFYTHLYYYSLSLDDVHSQVALPPNDQLPLLATFSATLKAQNPSLKTILSISTDDRHQTNVSSAAFSSMVGNQTLRMSFINSAIELARNHAFDGLDLAWQFPSSSSDMTSLGILLAEWRARINEEAKNSSSTLLLTATAYFSNHLFDGPVDNLDYPIDSISDNLDWANVLCFGYHKNSDLTALDAPLYDKASHFSTSYGITSWLVAGIPACKLVMGVPLYGRSWILKNKMKNELGAPVVAMGPRQKVSNQTGLMAYSEIKETLKDPNIVFVYDNQTVSAYFHSGDLWVSFDSIEVVEVKIEFALQKRLLGYFLWPISFDDSNYTVSKQASEVWLRNHDSPYDEDENGFEQAPSPAQPPSPAQLPSQDHALTPSAAFSGSRTHKLHLDLYILLFLLFYLSTI